The DNA segment CTTGAGCGATTGGGTGTCAAGGTCCTCGGTACTCCTATCAGGACTCTTGAAGTCTCTGAAGACCGAGACCTTTTCGTTCAGGCTTTGAACGAGATTGAGATTCCTGCTGCTCAATCTACCGCCGTTTCTACCATCCAAGCGGCTCTTGATGCTGCCAAGGAGATTGGTTACCCCATCATTCTCCGATCAGCCTTCTCTCTCGGTGGTTTGGGTTCTGGTTTCGCGCACGACGAGGAGGAATTGAGGAACTTGGCTGCCAAgtctctttctctctcaCCGCAGGTTTTGATTGAAAAGAGTTTGAAGGGCTGGAAGGAGGTCGAGTATGAGGTCGTCCGAGACGCTGCGGACAACACTATCATCTGTTGTAACATGGAGAACTTTGACCCTCTTGGTACACACACTGGTGATTCTATTGTCGTTGCTCCCTCCCAGACTCTTACCGATGACGAATACCACATGCTCCGAAGTGCCGCCATTAAGATTGTGCGACATGTTGGTGTCGTTGGTGAGTGTAACGTCCAGTACGCCTTAGACCCTGTCAGCAGGGACTACAGGGTTATTGAGATGAACGCGAGGTTGAGTCGATCTTCGTAAGTATTTTTTTTCCAAAGCGGAAAGCACTCGCTGACATTATATAGCGCTCTTGCCTCCAAGGCCACTGGTTACCCTCTTGCCTACACCGCCGCCAAGATTGCTCTTGGTCACACTCTTCCCGAACTCCCCAACGCCGTAACCAAATCCACCACCGCTTGTTTTGAGCCTGCTCTTGACTACATTGTTACCAAGATTCCCAAATGGGACTTGGCCAAGTTCCAACACGTCGAAAGGAACGTCGGTTCTGCCATGAAGTCTGTTGGTGAGGTCATGGCAATCGGCCGAACCTTTGAGGAGTCTTTGCAAAAGGCAATCAGGCAGGTTGACCCCAACTTTACTGGTTTCGATGCCTACTGGAAGCCTGAGGACATGACTGCCGCTTTGACCCATAACAACGACCGACGATTGTTCGCTATTGCTCACGCCATGCTTAACCTCGACTACACTGTCGACCATCTTCACGACTTGACCAAGATTGACAAATGGTTCTTGTACAAGCTTGAGAACATTGTCAACGTCTACAAGACTCTTCAGTCTACTCCTTTCGACAAGATTGACCGAGAGCTTTTCTTGACCGCCAAGAAGACTGGTTTCAGTGATTTGCACATCTCTCAGTTGGTCGGTGTcaaggaggatgaggtTCGTGCCGCTAGGAAGGCTGCTGGTGTTACCCCCTTCGTGAAGCGAATTGACACTCTTGCCGCCGAGTTCCCCGCTTACACCAACTACCTCTACACCACTTACAATGCCTCTACCCACGATCTTGAATTCAACGAAAAAGGTACCATGGTTTTGGGTTCCGGTGTCTACCGAATTGGTTCTTCAGTTGAGTTCGACTGGTGTGCTGTTACCTGCTCTAGGGCCATCCGATCTATGGGCAAGAAGACCATCATGATCAACTACAACCCCGAGACTGTCTCTACCGACTTTGACGAGGCTGATAGGCTCTACTTTGAAGAGCTCGGTTGGGAGAGGGTTATGGATATTTACGAGCTTGAAGGTGCCGATGGTGTCGTCGTCTCTGTCGGTGGTCAGCTTCCTCAGAACATTGCCCTCCGATTGAAGCAAACTGGTGTCAACGTTCTCGGTACCGATCCTGAGCAGATCGACAACGCCGAGGACCGACACAAGTTCTCTTCCATTCTTGACTCTATTGGTGTCGACCAACCCGCTTGGACTGAGGCCACCTCTCTCCAGGCTGCCAAGGACTTTGCCAACAAGGTCAACTACCCTGTCCTTATCCGACCCTCTTACGTTCTTTCCGGTGCCGCTATGAACGTCGTCTGGGACGAGAGGCAGCTGGAGGAAAAGCTCACCGCCGCCGCCG comes from the Cryptococcus gattii WM276 chromosome M, complete sequence genome and includes:
- a CDS encoding Carbamoyl-phosphate synthase arginine-specific large chain, putative (Similar to TIGR gene model, INSD accession AAW46912.1), which codes for MLRSLPRARAVLPLRSRPLAPLARSPLARNYAVAAPAVGSYAQVDGEPTLNSPSELARKISAKVLPKLEKPDVKKVLVVGSGGLSIGQAGEFDYSGSQAIKALRESNIETILINPNIATIQTSHHLASEIYFLPVTADYVAYVLEKERPDGILLTFGGQSALNVGIQLDKMGVLERLGVKVLGTPIRTLEVSEDRDLFVQALNEIEIPAAQSTAVSTIQAALDAAKEIGYPIILRSAFSLGGLGSGFAHDEEELRNLAAKSLSLSPQVLIEKSLKGWKEVEYEVVRDAADNTIICCNMENFDPLGTHTGDSIVVAPSQTLTDDEYHMLRSAAIKIVRHVGVVGECNVQYALDPVSRDYRVIEMNARLSRSSALASKATGYPLAYTAAKIALGHTLPELPNAVTKSTTACFEPALDYIVTKIPKWDLAKFQHVERNVGSAMKSVGEVMAIGRTFEESLQKAIRQVDPNFTGFDAYWKPEDMTAALTHNNDRRLFAIAHAMLNLDYTVDHLHDLTKIDKWFLYKLENIVNVYKTLQSTPFDKIDRELFLTAKKTGFSDLHISQLVGVKEDEVRAARKAAGVTPFVKRIDTLAAEFPAYTNYLYTTYNASTHDLEFNEKGTMVLGSGVYRIGSSVEFDWCAVTCSRAIRSMGKKTIMINYNPETVSTDFDEADRLYFEELGWERVMDIYELEGADGVVVSVGGQLPQNIALRLKQTGVNVLGTDPEQIDNAEDRHKFSSILDSIGVDQPAWTEATSLQAAKDFANKVNYPVLIRPSYVLSGAAMNVVWDERQLEEKLTAAADVSPLHPVVVSQFIDNAQEIDIDAVAHEGKLLVHAVSEHVENAGVHSGDATLVLPPFSLQERDMERLKEIAQKVAKAFNISGPYNMQIIRKPEEEGKEAELKVIECNLRASRSFPFVSKVLGKNFIDVAAAAIMGENIPEPVDLMKEQRDYVAIKVPQFSWTRLPGADPFLGVEMASTGEVASFGKDIHEAYWAALLSVNGFKLPKANSGILLGGDISRAELPEIASNLISLGFKLYTYDAEVEEFINKQPYLSIKKILVPVKDKRKLREVLEENEISCVINVSRSRAATTADADYASRRAAVDFGIPLINNAKLAVLFTETLQQKFKNSPLPYVEGQQPSEVKSWREFVGEERAY